From Heliomicrobium modesticaldum Ice1, a single genomic window includes:
- the ilvD gene encoding dihydroxy-acid dehydratase, producing MRSQTVKCGVEKAPHRSLLRSIGLTAEEMNRPLIGIVNAKNDVVPGHIHLDTIADAVKAGVRLAGGTPLAFPTIAVCDGIAMNHTGMKYSLASRELIADSIEVMTMAHGFDALVFIPNCDKVVPGMLMAAARLNIPSIFVSGGPMLAGRFQGKKVNLNTVFEGVGQYNTGKMTMEELEELEKNACPTCGSCSGMFTANSMNCLTEVLGMSLPGNGTIPAVYSARILLAKQTGMRIMDLLANNVRPLDMMTEGTFRNAVTVDMALGCSTNTLLHLPAIAHEAGVELNLDMVNEISAKTPHLCKLAPAGEHHIEDLYEAGGIPAVMKSLLEAGLIDGDLPTVTGKTVAENVASVVNLRPDVIRPLDNPYSKTGGLAVLRGNLAPDGAVVKKGAVAPEMLVHKGPARVFDSEEQAYAAITGGRIQKGDVVVIRYEGPRGGPGMREMLSPTSTICGMGLDKDVALITDGRFSGATRGAAIGHVSPEAADGGPIAFIREGDIIAIDIPAGRLDVEVDAAELAERRKEWQPPAPKVTSGYMKRYAQNVLSASTGARMR from the coding sequence CTGCGCAGTCAGACGGTCAAATGCGGTGTGGAAAAAGCGCCGCACCGTTCACTCTTGCGATCCATCGGTCTCACAGCGGAGGAGATGAACCGACCGCTGATCGGTATCGTCAACGCCAAGAACGACGTAGTCCCCGGCCACATCCACCTGGACACGATCGCCGACGCCGTCAAGGCAGGCGTCCGCCTGGCCGGCGGCACACCGCTGGCATTTCCAACCATCGCCGTCTGTGACGGCATCGCCATGAATCACACCGGCATGAAGTACTCCCTCGCCTCGCGGGAACTGATCGCCGACTCGATCGAAGTGATGACCATGGCTCATGGCTTCGACGCCCTCGTCTTCATCCCCAACTGTGACAAGGTCGTCCCCGGTATGTTGATGGCGGCGGCCCGCCTGAACATCCCCTCCATCTTCGTCAGCGGTGGCCCCATGCTGGCAGGACGCTTTCAGGGCAAAAAAGTCAACTTGAACACCGTCTTCGAAGGCGTCGGCCAGTACAATACCGGCAAGATGACGATGGAAGAGTTGGAGGAGCTCGAGAAAAACGCCTGTCCCACCTGCGGTTCCTGCTCAGGTATGTTCACAGCTAACTCGATGAACTGCCTTACCGAAGTCCTCGGCATGAGCCTGCCTGGCAACGGCACCATCCCGGCCGTCTACTCGGCCCGCATTCTGCTAGCGAAGCAGACAGGGATGCGGATCATGGACCTGTTGGCCAACAATGTTCGACCCCTCGATATGATGACTGAAGGCACATTCCGCAACGCCGTCACTGTCGATATGGCCCTGGGCTGCTCCACCAACACGCTGCTACACCTGCCTGCTATCGCTCATGAAGCCGGCGTCGAACTGAATCTCGATATGGTCAACGAGATCAGCGCTAAAACGCCTCACCTCTGCAAGCTCGCCCCAGCCGGGGAGCACCATATTGAAGACCTCTATGAAGCGGGAGGCATCCCCGCTGTCATGAAGTCCCTCCTCGAAGCGGGGCTCATCGACGGCGACCTGCCCACAGTGACCGGCAAGACCGTCGCCGAAAACGTGGCTTCCGTCGTCAACCTGCGGCCCGATGTCATCCGTCCCCTCGACAACCCCTATTCCAAGACGGGCGGTCTCGCTGTCCTGCGGGGCAATCTCGCCCCCGACGGTGCTGTTGTCAAGAAGGGCGCCGTGGCGCCGGAGATGCTCGTCCACAAGGGTCCCGCCCGGGTTTTCGACTCGGAGGAACAAGCCTACGCGGCCATCACAGGCGGCAGAATCCAGAAGGGCGACGTCGTCGTCATCCGCTACGAAGGACCGCGCGGCGGCCCAGGCATGCGGGAGATGCTCTCGCCCACGTCGACCATCTGCGGTATGGGCCTTGACAAGGATGTGGCCCTGATCACCGACGGCCGCTTCTCCGGAGCGACGCGCGGAGCCGCCATCGGTCACGTCTCGCCGGAAGCGGCAGACGGCGGCCCTATCGCCTTCATCCGTGAAGGCGACATCATCGCTATCGACATCCCTGCCGGCAGACTCGATGTGGAGGTTGACGCGGCGGAACTGGCCGAGCGCCGCAAGGAATGGCAACCGCCGGCGCCGAAGGTGACGTCGGGATATATGAAACGTTACGCCCAGAACGTGCTGTCCGCCTCAACCGGGGCCCGGATGCGCTAA
- a CDS encoding EAL domain-containing protein has product MNRPRFIPNPDTVMPHFQPILSMDTQTIYAYEVLGRYTGPQGVRSLGPFFHDSSLSMEEHISIDRIIRRKAIASLVNAPENTRLFLNLKPNWIYHFRQRPEQLPTLRFLREHNIDPSRITIEITEDSFFDDIEELARVTRTYREAGCQIAIDDVGSGFVNFDRIAYIKPNILKLDLELVKKCGRESFFQEILRSFAVMAEKIGAFLLFEGIETREEVQIALSLGARYLQGYFFSPPQAAMQNPDAFRPILERQIQQFVDHALWQQHADLRAAEELRDSLLTCLHRLSDCDAITPGAADAFVHPFLELLPKMVIRVFLCDERGYQWSSNFTRQNGHWKQDSDFIGRNWAWRPYFLSNIVKATHQEAGKLSAIYTDAHTGKKMRTYIYPLPGNLFLCLDLT; this is encoded by the coding sequence ATGAATCGACCCCGGTTTATTCCCAACCCTGACACGGTCATGCCGCACTTTCAACCGATCCTCTCGATGGATACGCAAACCATCTATGCCTACGAGGTGCTCGGTCGCTATACGGGCCCACAGGGTGTGCGCAGCCTAGGACCTTTTTTTCATGACTCCTCCCTTTCCATGGAGGAGCATATCTCTATCGATCGCATCATCCGCCGGAAGGCGATCGCCAGTCTCGTCAACGCTCCTGAGAATACGCGCCTTTTTCTCAACCTGAAACCGAACTGGATCTATCATTTCCGCCAAAGACCGGAGCAACTGCCCACCTTGCGCTTTCTACGGGAACATAACATCGACCCCTCTCGGATCACCATCGAAATCACGGAGGATTCCTTCTTCGACGATATCGAGGAACTGGCCCGTGTCACTCGCACCTACCGGGAAGCGGGGTGCCAGATCGCCATCGATGATGTGGGGAGCGGATTCGTCAACTTTGACCGCATTGCCTACATCAAGCCAAACATCCTCAAGTTGGACCTGGAACTGGTGAAAAAGTGCGGTCGCGAGTCCTTTTTTCAGGAGATCCTCCGCTCCTTTGCCGTGATGGCCGAAAAGATTGGTGCCTTCTTGCTCTTTGAAGGCATCGAGACGAGAGAAGAGGTGCAGATCGCCCTTTCGCTCGGCGCCCGGTACCTGCAAGGCTACTTCTTCTCTCCGCCCCAAGCGGCCATGCAAAACCCCGACGCCTTCCGGCCCATTCTGGAACGCCAGATCCAGCAATTCGTCGATCACGCCCTTTGGCAGCAGCATGCTGACCTGCGCGCCGCCGAGGAACTCCGGGACAGCCTCCTTACATGTCTTCATCGCCTGTCCGACTGTGATGCAATCACCCCCGGCGCCGCCGACGCTTTCGTCCATCCCTTCTTGGAACTTCTCCCCAAGATGGTGATTCGCGTCTTCCTCTGCGACGAACGGGGCTACCAGTGGTCATCGAACTTCACCCGCCAGAACGGGCATTGGAAACAGGACTCCGATTTCATCGGACGCAACTGGGCTTGGCGCCCCTATTTTCTCAGCAATATCGTCAAGGCCACCCATCAGGAGGCCGGAAAACTATCGGCCATCTACACGGATGCCCACACGGGCAAAAAGATGCGCACCTACATATACCCCCTCCCGGGCAACCTCTTCCTATGCCTCGACTTGACCTGA
- the ilvN gene encoding acetolactate synthase small subunit: MRHTLSVLVENKPGILTRVAGLFARRGYNIESLVVGETENPTVSRMTIVVDGDDRIIEQVTKQLHKLIDVIKIQDITDEESVHRELILVKVNTADVAARSEVMQICEIFRATIVDLSRSSVIIQVVGDQKKIQAILTSLRPFGIREFARTGRISMLRGAK; this comes from the coding sequence ATGCGCCATACCCTGTCCGTTTTGGTGGAGAACAAACCGGGGATCCTGACGCGCGTGGCCGGCCTTTTTGCCCGTCGAGGATACAACATCGAGAGCCTCGTCGTCGGGGAAACGGAAAACCCCACCGTTTCCCGTATGACCATCGTCGTTGACGGCGACGACCGGATCATCGAACAGGTCACCAAGCAGCTCCACAAGTTGATCGACGTGATCAAGATCCAGGATATCACCGACGAAGAGTCGGTCCACCGGGAGCTGATCCTCGTCAAGGTGAACACGGCCGACGTAGCCGCCCGCAGCGAGGTGATGCAGATCTGCGAGATCTTCCGGGCCACCATCGTCGACCTGAGCCGCAGCTCCGTGATCATTCAGGTGGTGGGCGATCAGAAGAAGATCCAAGCCATCCTGACCAGCCTGCGACCCTTCGGCATCCGCGAATTCGCCCGCACCGGGCGGATCTCCATGCTGCGGGGGGCAAAGTAG
- the ilvE gene encoding branched-chain-amino-acid transaminase has translation MSRIIYLDGCFVPEEQARISVFDHGFLYGDGIFEGIRAYNGRVFKLDAHIDRLYDSAKAIQLAIPMGKGEMVDVVLETLRRNHLRDAYIRLVVSRGKGDLGLDPRKCPGATVMCIAAGITLYPPEFYEKGLEVVTVATRRNVPEALNPRIKSLNYLNNILAKLEAAKAGVLEAIMLNQEGYVAECTGDNIFIIKQRRLITPPVHVGILEGITRNTVMDLAREKGIPVVEAVFTRFDVYTADEVFLTGTAAEVIPVVTVDGRTIGEGVPGPMTSDLIAAFREYARNQGTPI, from the coding sequence GTGAGCCGAATCATCTACTTGGACGGCTGTTTTGTTCCGGAGGAGCAGGCAAGGATATCCGTCTTTGATCACGGTTTTCTGTACGGAGACGGGATTTTTGAAGGCATCCGGGCCTACAACGGTCGGGTCTTCAAACTGGATGCGCACATCGACCGCCTCTATGACTCCGCAAAAGCCATTCAGTTGGCGATTCCCATGGGAAAAGGGGAAATGGTCGACGTCGTCTTGGAGACCCTGCGCCGCAACCATCTTCGCGACGCCTACATCCGCTTGGTCGTATCCCGGGGGAAGGGAGATCTGGGCCTGGACCCGCGCAAGTGCCCCGGGGCTACGGTGATGTGCATCGCCGCCGGCATCACCCTCTACCCGCCGGAGTTCTACGAAAAGGGCCTGGAGGTCGTCACGGTGGCCACGCGCCGCAATGTGCCCGAAGCCCTAAACCCGCGCATTAAGTCGCTCAACTACCTGAACAACATCCTGGCCAAGCTGGAAGCGGCCAAGGCTGGCGTCTTAGAGGCGATCATGCTCAACCAGGAAGGCTATGTGGCTGAGTGCACCGGCGACAACATCTTTATTATCAAACAGAGACGCCTGATCACCCCGCCCGTTCATGTCGGCATTTTGGAGGGCATCACCCGCAACACCGTCATGGACCTGGCCCGCGAAAAAGGCATTCCGGTGGTCGAAGCGGTCTTCACCCGCTTCGATGTCTATACAGCCGATGAGGTTTTTCTCACCGGCACCGCCGCCGAGGTCATCCCTGTCGTCACCGTCGACGGCCGGACCATCGGTGAAGGCGTTCCTGGTCCGATGACGAGCGACCTCATCGCCGCCTTTCGGGAATACGCCCGGAATCAAGGCACGCCGATTTAG
- a CDS encoding YpdA family putative bacillithiol disulfide reductase — MYDIAVIGGGPCGLACAIEAKEHGLDCVVLEKGNVVRSVAEYPVYMVLFSTTDMLEIGGLPFISGNCRPTRLETVRYYWRAVQHFGIPIQTYREVTEVLPTSSGFMLHTRDKLNGEEPVVFAKRVVVATGCYDRPNLIGVPGEELPHVSHYYKEPFPYMGRRVIIVGGGNSAAEAALELSRFGALTTVVHFRGEMDATVKPWIGAELTARILKNEIAALFHTRILSIRPQTITLSTTGDETPFELEADFVFLMTGYRPNTDLLVQAGAALDASGFPVHNPLTMETTVPGLYVAGAISEGWRVTQANIEKGRFHGKRIIQSIDTDQ; from the coding sequence ATGTATGATATCGCGGTTATAGGCGGCGGACCCTGCGGGCTGGCCTGCGCCATCGAAGCGAAGGAGCACGGCCTTGACTGCGTTGTCTTGGAAAAAGGCAATGTGGTCCGTTCTGTGGCTGAATACCCGGTCTATATGGTGCTGTTCAGCACGACCGACATGCTGGAGATCGGGGGACTTCCCTTTATCTCCGGGAACTGCCGCCCAACCCGGCTTGAAACGGTGCGTTACTACTGGCGCGCCGTGCAGCATTTTGGGATCCCGATCCAAACCTACCGTGAGGTGACAGAGGTTCTTCCCACTTCGTCCGGCTTCATGCTGCACACACGGGATAAGCTGAACGGCGAAGAGCCGGTCGTCTTCGCCAAGCGGGTCGTCGTGGCCACCGGTTGTTATGATCGGCCTAACCTCATCGGCGTGCCCGGTGAAGAACTGCCCCATGTGAGTCATTACTACAAAGAGCCCTTCCCTTATATGGGGCGACGGGTGATCATCGTCGGCGGGGGCAATTCAGCTGCCGAAGCGGCCTTGGAACTCTCCCGTTTCGGCGCCCTGACAACGGTCGTCCACTTCCGGGGAGAGATGGACGCCACCGTCAAACCCTGGATCGGCGCTGAACTGACGGCGCGCATCTTAAAAAATGAGATCGCCGCCTTGTTTCACACCCGGATCCTGTCCATCCGTCCGCAGACGATCACCTTGTCTACAACGGGCGATGAGACCCCCTTCGAGTTGGAGGCCGATTTTGTCTTTTTGATGACGGGATACCGGCCCAATACCGATCTGCTCGTCCAGGCAGGGGCAGCCCTCGATGCATCCGGCTTTCCCGTCCATAACCCATTGACGATGGAGACCACCGTTCCCGGCCTCTATGTCGCCGGCGCCATCAGCGAAGGCTGGCGGGTCACCCAAGCCAACATCGAAAAAGGACGTTTTCACGGGAAACGGATCATCCAGTCCATCGACACGGATCAATGA
- a CDS encoding IS1182-like element ISHmo2 family transposase gives MFRFDVDPQVSFYDFAALWDQLVPADSVFRLFRELAPLLIQPEDFTGLYCLDNGRPSHAARQMTMACMLQEMLGETDRGMEAQTRVNIEVKFALGMALDEPGIDHANFGVHRQRLIQKELDKVYLDRFIRLMYYLGVLTGKEPWITDTTHVIAPISAPTTIELIRQAMRLLVRLLAKQYSVPWHAIPHAPRAVRYLETVTEVKEHNLDDKAKMERLVEVVSEADELLAYVESSEASWKKKPDVIHYALLLCRILRERIIRKDDGTLEIAPGGSVKDMIVSAVDSEARFGCKGKTKWRGYKMAIVEVGNSGFIAAAEAMKANDYDGSSLVPLADQLPTDCVENPTIIGDTHYGAGDDRVTLKEKGIDVVAPLSPKTKCDILAGEGFQVSEDQTQLICPRGKVITTYSEVADGKNFVLRAKDHDCKHCPRYTTCFKEKKHRRTIFIHNAYGVMLEAAKHSQTKIYKEQMRLRSRIEAKQNELVNRYGLRRVRRIGKRNLAYAARLSALAANFQKLNRLRNDKNATMVLEVSALRGVAFKKAA, from the coding sequence TTGTTTCGATTCGATGTGGACCCCCAAGTTAGCTTTTACGACTTTGCAGCCCTCTGGGACCAACTTGTGCCTGCCGATTCCGTCTTTCGCCTGTTTCGTGAATTGGCGCCCCTATTAATACAACCGGAGGATTTTACAGGTCTCTATTGCCTTGACAACGGACGTCCCAGTCATGCGGCCCGGCAGATGACGATGGCCTGCATGTTACAGGAAATGCTGGGCGAAACAGACCGGGGGATGGAAGCACAGACACGTGTGAACATCGAGGTCAAGTTTGCGTTAGGAATGGCCCTCGATGAACCGGGCATTGATCACGCCAATTTTGGCGTCCACCGGCAACGGCTCATCCAAAAGGAACTTGATAAGGTCTATCTCGATCGCTTTATCCGGTTGATGTACTACCTGGGCGTTTTGACAGGGAAAGAACCTTGGATAACGGACACGACCCATGTCATAGCTCCCATCAGTGCCCCCACGACCATCGAACTGATCCGCCAAGCCATGCGCCTGTTGGTGCGTCTTTTGGCGAAGCAATACAGTGTTCCATGGCATGCAATCCCCCATGCCCCTCGGGCGGTACGTTACCTGGAAACAGTGACGGAAGTGAAAGAGCATAACCTGGACGATAAGGCCAAAATGGAACGGCTTGTTGAAGTGGTCAGCGAGGCTGACGAACTGCTGGCCTACGTGGAGTCATCGGAGGCTTCGTGGAAGAAGAAGCCCGATGTCATTCATTACGCCCTTTTGCTTTGCCGTATCCTCCGTGAACGAATCATTCGGAAAGATGATGGAACTCTTGAGATAGCCCCCGGCGGTTCTGTCAAAGATATGATAGTTTCGGCTGTAGACAGCGAAGCCCGTTTCGGTTGTAAGGGCAAGACGAAATGGCGCGGGTATAAGATGGCCATCGTCGAAGTCGGAAATTCCGGATTTATCGCCGCCGCCGAGGCCATGAAAGCCAACGACTATGACGGCTCCAGTCTGGTGCCGTTAGCGGATCAGCTTCCCACCGATTGTGTAGAAAACCCGACGATCATTGGAGATACCCACTATGGTGCGGGCGATGACCGTGTCACCCTCAAGGAAAAAGGCATTGACGTAGTGGCGCCACTTTCACCAAAGACAAAATGTGATATCCTCGCGGGCGAGGGATTTCAAGTTTCCGAAGACCAAACACAACTGATCTGCCCGAGAGGAAAAGTCATCACCACCTATTCGGAAGTGGCAGATGGGAAGAACTTCGTGCTTCGCGCCAAGGACCATGATTGCAAGCACTGCCCTCGTTACACGACCTGTTTTAAAGAAAAGAAACATCGGCGCACGATTTTTATTCACAACGCCTATGGTGTCATGCTCGAGGCGGCAAAGCACTCCCAAACGAAAATCTATAAGGAACAGATGCGTCTTCGCAGCCGCATCGAAGCCAAGCAAAATGAACTGGTCAACCGTTACGGACTGCGCCGGGTTCGCCGTATCGGAAAACGAAATCTGGCTTATGCCGCCCGGCTCAGCGCGTTAGCGGCGAACTTTCAAAAACTCAACCGTCTACGAAATGATAAGAATGCAACCATGGTGTTGGAGGTGAGTGCCTTACGCGGTGTTGCTTTCAAAAAAGCCGCATAA
- a CDS encoding flagellar motor protein MotB has product MSKKKQHHEEHIDETWLIPYADMLTLLLALFIVMFAVSQVDTKKFEALKKAMESVFKGGSGIMANPTPLDTEGASDAPPDMSVMESLKETRDLQEIKNRVDRYIEEKGLEKQVETNLVREGLQISFRDAALFDSGKADLKREALPALDLIADTLHNLSNEVRIAGHTDNLPISTAEFPSNWDLSAKRALNVMKYILNDKRNNPVKFTAVGYGEYHPKATNDTPEGRAQNRRVEVMIIRQYPMPGQKATPAVVKPVPEPLAPQGNADAMPPAPVLEGLPGEPKRLPADKIPDSPLRFVP; this is encoded by the coding sequence ATGTCAAAGAAGAAGCAACACCATGAGGAGCATATCGACGAGACATGGCTGATCCCCTATGCCGACATGCTGACGTTGCTCCTGGCTCTGTTCATCGTCATGTTCGCCGTCAGCCAGGTGGACACCAAGAAGTTTGAGGCCCTGAAAAAGGCGATGGAGAGCGTCTTCAAAGGCGGCTCAGGTATTATGGCCAACCCGACGCCGCTGGACACTGAGGGGGCCAGCGACGCGCCGCCGGATATGTCGGTGATGGAATCGTTAAAGGAGACCCGCGACCTGCAAGAGATCAAAAACCGCGTCGATCGGTATATCGAAGAAAAAGGGCTGGAAAAGCAGGTGGAGACCAATCTTGTCCGCGAAGGGCTGCAGATCAGCTTCCGCGACGCGGCGCTCTTCGACTCCGGAAAGGCCGATCTGAAGCGGGAGGCCTTGCCGGCCCTCGACCTGATCGCCGATACATTGCACAACCTCTCCAACGAGGTGCGTATCGCCGGCCACACCGACAACCTGCCCATCAGCACGGCTGAGTTTCCCTCCAACTGGGACTTGAGCGCTAAACGGGCATTGAATGTGATGAAGTATATCCTCAATGACAAACGGAACAACCCGGTGAAGTTCACCGCTGTCGGCTACGGCGAGTACCATCCCAAGGCGACGAACGATACGCCGGAAGGACGGGCTCAGAATCGGCGCGTCGAGGTGATGATCATTCGTCAATACCCCATGCCGGGACAGAAGGCGACACCGGCCGTTGTCAAGCCAGTGCCGGAGCCGTTGGCGCCGCAGGGAAACGCCGATGCAATGCCGCCCGCCCCGGTGCTTGAAGGCCTGCCTGGCGAACCGAAGCGGCTCCCTGCCGACAAGATCCCTGACAGCCCGCTCCGGTTTGTTCCCTAG
- the motA gene encoding flagellar motor stator protein MotA yields MDIAVILGMVLGVVAVVGGMIAKGANIAVLVNPAAIIIIFVGTFAALLNSFPMKEIKKLPTLFGIIFKEQKLTEPKVIIQQMTDMAQQARREGLLSLEASIDKLEEPFLRNGIRLIVDGQGEEFVRELLEAEIAAMEERHRVGAQIFTSAGSYAPTLGVLGAVIGLIGALGNLNDVNKLGTMIAAAFVATLFGIFTGYVLWHPFATKLKRKSAEEVKLKTMMLEGILSIQVGSSPIQIREKMMIHLTQAERAALEKEGNI; encoded by the coding sequence ATGGATATTGCCGTCATTTTGGGGATGGTCCTAGGTGTCGTTGCCGTTGTCGGCGGGATGATCGCCAAAGGGGCCAACATCGCCGTTTTGGTCAACCCGGCCGCCATCATCATCATCTTCGTGGGCACCTTCGCCGCCCTGCTCAACTCCTTCCCGATGAAGGAGATCAAGAAACTGCCGACGCTCTTTGGGATCATCTTCAAGGAGCAGAAGTTGACGGAGCCGAAGGTGATCATCCAGCAGATGACCGACATGGCCCAGCAGGCCCGTCGCGAAGGCTTGCTCTCGCTGGAAGCCTCTATCGACAAACTGGAAGAACCTTTCCTGCGCAACGGTATCCGCCTGATCGTCGACGGTCAGGGCGAAGAATTCGTTCGGGAACTCCTGGAGGCAGAGATCGCTGCTATGGAAGAACGCCACCGCGTAGGCGCCCAGATCTTCACCTCCGCCGGTTCCTATGCCCCGACGTTGGGCGTTCTGGGGGCTGTTATCGGTCTGATCGGCGCCTTGGGCAACCTGAACGACGTGAACAAGCTGGGTACCATGATCGCCGCTGCCTTTGTGGCCACCCTCTTCGGTATCTTCACCGGGTATGTTCTCTGGCACCCCTTCGCGACCAAACTGAAGCGGAAGTCTGCGGAAGAGGTCAAGTTGAAAACGATGATGCTCGAAGGCATCCTGTCGATCCAGGTCGGCAGCAGCCCGATTCAGATTCGTGAGAAGATGATGATCCACCTGACTCAAGCGGAACGGGCGGCCCTTGAGAAAGAAGGAAATATCTGA
- a CDS encoding acetyl-CoA hydrolase/transferase C-terminal domain-containing protein yields MSLQDQYRSKRITAREAARMVKSGDWIEYGFCLAAPRAFDAALAERCDDLTDVHIRAGVSVYPSLAFESDPTGERFTWNSWHFSGLDRRYASQGSAFYIPMRFRELPRYVLENQPTDVFVTQAAPMDRYGFFNFGVSNSHHYGLIARAKKIIIEVNEHFPRVHGGHGHGIHIDQVDHIIEGDNLPLAELPPASVSDVDKAIATQVLAKMHDGDCVQLGIGGMPNALGRMIAESDLKDLGGHTEMIADSFVDMFQAGRMNGLRKAIDRGRIAFTFALGTKRLYDFLDENPFVASYPVDYTNATEVAGSIDNLVTINNAVEVDLFGQVCAESSGTRQISGTGGQLDFVIAAYRSKGGRSFICLSSTYRDKAGNIKSRILPTITPGGIITDTRATTMYVVTEYGMFNCKGQSTWQRAEGLIGIAHPQFREELISKAEAMGIWRRSNKR; encoded by the coding sequence ATGAGTCTTCAAGATCAATACCGTTCCAAACGAATCACAGCAAGGGAAGCGGCCCGGATGGTCAAATCGGGTGACTGGATCGAGTATGGCTTTTGCCTGGCGGCGCCGCGCGCTTTTGACGCCGCTCTGGCTGAGCGCTGTGACGACCTTACGGACGTACATATCCGGGCGGGTGTCTCTGTGTACCCATCCCTGGCCTTTGAATCGGATCCCACTGGCGAGCGTTTCACCTGGAACTCTTGGCATTTCTCCGGCTTGGATCGGCGCTATGCATCTCAGGGATCTGCTTTTTACATCCCCATGCGCTTCCGCGAACTGCCCCGTTACGTCCTGGAGAACCAGCCTACCGATGTCTTCGTCACCCAGGCGGCCCCTATGGACCGGTACGGTTTTTTCAACTTCGGCGTCAGCAACAGCCACCATTACGGACTCATCGCCCGCGCCAAGAAAATCATCATCGAGGTGAACGAGCACTTCCCCCGCGTCCACGGCGGGCACGGTCACGGCATCCACATTGACCAGGTGGACCATATCATCGAAGGTGACAACCTGCCGCTGGCCGAGTTGCCGCCGGCGTCGGTCAGCGACGTGGACAAGGCGATCGCGACTCAGGTCTTGGCGAAGATGCATGACGGTGACTGTGTCCAGTTGGGCATCGGCGGCATGCCCAATGCCCTCGGCAGGATGATCGCCGAATCAGACCTGAAGGATTTGGGCGGTCACACAGAGATGATTGCCGACAGCTTCGTCGACATGTTCCAGGCCGGACGCATGAACGGCTTGCGCAAGGCCATCGACCGGGGGCGTATCGCCTTCACCTTCGCCCTCGGCACGAAACGGCTCTATGACTTCCTCGACGAAAACCCTTTCGTGGCCAGCTACCCTGTGGATTACACCAACGCCACCGAAGTGGCCGGCTCCATTGACAACCTGGTGACCATCAACAACGCCGTCGAGGTGGACCTCTTCGGCCAGGTCTGCGCCGAATCGTCGGGCACCCGACAGATCAGCGGCACCGGCGGCCAGCTCGATTTCGTCATCGCCGCCTATAGATCGAAGGGCGGACGCAGCTTTATCTGCCTTTCCTCCACGTACCGTGACAAGGCCGGCAACATCAAGTCGCGCATCCTGCCAACGATCACCCCCGGCGGAATCATTACCGACACGCGGGCGACGACAATGTATGTCGTTACCGAGTATGGCATGTTCAACTGCAAGGGTCAGTCGACTTGGCAGCGGGCGGAAGGGCTGATCGGCATCGCCCATCCCCAATTCCGGGAGGAGCTGATCAGTAAAGCTGAGGCCATGGGCATCTGGCGACGGAGCAATAAGCGCTAA